A single Bufo bufo chromosome 6, aBufBuf1.1, whole genome shotgun sequence DNA region contains:
- the LOC121005694 gene encoding E3 SUMO-protein ligase ZBED1-like has product MREAIELTKDEMESACVAAQELLHRETPGNTFYEFAKDLCDSLREHKDEISQLRHSAANNLPIPVFGVTWMDVELLGRVFKQKGIVVRDCICDGVHVIVGMNILQELDGLLIKELGEGNDKHINVTQEGLKEALKSWGLKEELQVCITTDNGANIVKAVEINGWTRLQCFGHRLHLAIERSVKDARVEHAIGKCKKIVSAFSYAWKRKREMANAQAELNLPPHRLITETPTRWGSRQQMIQRLLEQEKAISQVLKADRKTRHLVPTWQDIDVLESMNKTLSPLLEFTDALSGEEYVSVSTVKPVLHLLNTTVLPLADDDIDTELMKDMKTAILNEEGERKSRFLSTPDEGSELFDN; this is encoded by the exons ATGCGTGAAGCCATTGAGTTAACAAAAGATGAGATGGAAAGCGCCTGTGTGGCTGCGCAAGAATTACTGCACAGAGAGACTCCAGGAAACACATTCTATGAGTTTGCTAAGGACCTTTGTGATTCCCTAAGAGAACATAAGGATGAGATCTCTCAACTGAGGCACTCAG CAGCAAATAATTTGCCCATTCCGGTGTTCGGAGTCACCTGGATGGATGTGGAGTTGTTGGGGAGGGTCTTTAAACAAAAGGGGATTGTGGTCCGAGACTGTATCTGTGATGGGGTGCATGTGATAGTAGGCATGAACATTCTGCAAGAACTAGATGGGTTGCTTATAAAGGAGCTGGGTGAGGGAAATGATAAGCACATAAATGTCACCCAAGAG GGATTGAAGGAAGCGCTCAAGTCATGGGGACTTAAAGAAGAGTTACAAGTCTGCATAACCACCGACAATGGCGCAAATATTGTGAAAGCAGTGGAAATTAACGGCTGGACAAGACTGCAGTGCTTTGGTCACAGGCTCCACCTCGCCATAG AGAGAAGTGTGAAAGACGCCCGTGTTGAACATGCCATTGGCAAATGCAAGAAAATAGTGAGTGCCTTTTCTTACGCTTGGAAAAGGAAGAGAGAAATGGCTAATGCCCAGGCTGAGCTAAACCTGCCTcctcaccgcctcatcactgaaaCACCAACAAGATGGGGGTCTCGACAACAGATGATTCAGCGGCTGCTCGAACAAGAGAAGGCCATATCACAGGTCCTGAAAGCAGACAGGAAAACCAGGCACCTGGTACCAACTTGGCAGGACATTGATGTGTTAGAATCTATGAACAAGACCCTCAGTCCCCTGTTGGAGTTTACAGATGCTCTGTCTGGAGAAGAGTATGTGAGTGTGTCGACTGTCAAACCTGTGCTCCACCTTCTAAACACCACAGTTCTTCCTCTAGCTGATGATGACATTGACACAGAACTGATGAAGGACATGAAGACAGCCATCCTCAA TGAGGAAGGAGAACGAAAGTCTCGCTTTCTTTCCACTCCAGATGAAGGATCTGAACTTTTTGATAATTGA